The Aphis gossypii isolate Hap1 unplaced genomic scaffold, ASM2018417v2 Contig00618, whole genome shotgun sequence genome includes the window gtttttcataagtttagcttacaattattataaaagaacttaaattttgttgtattcaggtcattaacacataaaccacctttttcaccaaccactagaaattatatcctaggctggcaaatcatcttcgttcagaatcgtttttcgtatacaatgataactatcattggattcaaatttaacactcctataatatataataatgatccatacggcacctaatgtacagcagagcggtactcacttgcccgcttttttaatTTCGCTTCAATATAtgcaatacattttgattttgaatttcgtaaaaatatgcgataaccattaaataagcagaaatatgtaaaaaaaatatttcaccagTAACTTCGAACTATGTTTTGTAAAGATTACTGACAAAAATGTCCAATGTGAAAAGGAAAGAAATATGTACATAGAAATCGGAGTTCTACTTAAtcagtacctataaatatctggcggttttttatgtatttttttagtgagGCAACGAATGTATTACTTCCCCTCCCttcataacaaaaattaaacttatattgaaATCGATTTCTGTGACAATAGGAACAGTTTAtgattatctatatctatgtGTTGTTGTTTATCGTGCTGCAATTACAGCTGCGGGCTGACCATATTACCTACTCATCTATTTTTAGTACTCAGAGGCGATGAAAAACCAGCCTCACGATGATCATTACGCATGCGCGATTTCGCTTATTTAATAGTCGCGTGCATTCGCGTActtacgtgtgtgtgtgtgtaattcaTGTACACAAGTAACAATTCAGAGGCGACGTCATCGGAATATTGCCGCCGGCTGAAATATGAGGGTTTGtttacgtaataattatttcgtacATTTCTTATCGGTTTATCACTATTTTTGGTAATAAAcacggaataatattatacaatagtaaaataaatgataattcatataattaaacttcgtaaacaagattattttttcaaataaaaccataaatacgTCAAAAATTGTTGGTGAGATATGTGCCATGGTGTGGCTAATGGTGAGCtatgaattatacttttagagtattatttactacaaaattTTAGGTGAGGCACCGTCTCACTTGCCTCACCCTCAAAACCGCCACtgataaatatagatttaaatataaatacgattacatttttaacgattaaatttaatttatcgcaACCCTCAGGCCTCAGGtatcattatatacgtattaacaaataaaacttacatattattacttatttaatataggtattatcatCACTAAATCAAAACCCAAAgtgcaaaaattaatataaatgtaaagtttatttcaacaagcgtgtttttcaatttctatataatatatttaaaaataattttatttatcgtgacaattattttaataaattttaaccaaaattaacgttattattataacctttgCCGTTTATTGCCGTGTCGTTTTTTACCGATAACCGCTTTGAAGGAACGCATTTCCAATGATATCGTTCAAATTTCAGgaactttaacttttttgtGTAAAGGAACATATTGgaattttgttcattttttgattttaattgaaGTAGGTATGTAGTGTAGAAACTCGTGACTAATGAGGaacctattttaatacattttcattctTTTTACAGCGCCAAAAATTGTCtactctaaattattatttattactcttagagtatatataagtttatataataagtggcGTAATTATGGGGTGATATGAGGATATATTATACCCCccagaaacttttttttttagaataaccATAATTAAATTCCCGTAAGCACTTATTCTTAAAAGATTTTAAgatcagaaatattttaaaataagaaataagaattCAAATAAgaatttcataatatcatagttgaaatttattttttattttactaatacgAAACTACGTCACTACGATGACTAAACAATTACAATACATGACAAGAAAATTGTATAGCTCATAGTTAAAAGATAACACTGATAAAATCTACAACTTACGACTcttgttatcatttttaactaaaactttttacaaaaataaataatatgaacgtGATATAGACTGCTAATgaatgaaaacatattattcattCTGTGGTAtaaggtattaaatattttttgaatattatataactgtaaACCTTAAGCAACAGTGCAACTACAccaaatagtaaataccaatgtctattataataaaacgagtaatagattatcattatttttgtaaattacataataattatgaacttTTACTaactttaatacttaataggaACTCTTAAATGGACTTACGATGTTATCAGTGCATCGGGACAATAAGTTGAACCCCCGATGACGTACCTACTATTttgtcgaaaaaaaaaaaaagaaaaattcactgaaaattataatttatgaaaaatatatttaatttaatttaattgtttttattgtctttgaaaaccattattataatattataccatttacctcatttaatttctaataataaattaatataatattgtgatctaTGAGATTTAATGGTCAGGGGGCGTGGGGACATAGCATATAGTATAAACTTATATCCCAATCCCACCCCAGAACAATTTCCAAATTACGCAACTGTTATACTCTAGCATAATggttacaacatttttattaattgtttatttttctgttttcataataattacattaatacataacctgaaataatttttttccaaataaataataatatagattaaatacttaaattaggAAGTTATAAATGATACAATCGGGACCAAACTCACTCGtgttttcatgtttttaagtGGATTTGTggatttaataggtaatagagCTCGAAAGTTGTAGCACTAAAAATGTTACTTTTTAGCTCTTAAATATGCacttaaaaactttaacaTGCGTTATAAATAGcacgaaaaatcaaaaacatatacatttaacttgaaaaaattataaatttattaaaaaaaaattaaatgtaatttaacaaatgtttAGGTTCATACCTAGACAGGCGGACTGGTTGAATTATAAGCTGTTggcaacatttttaaattatttaaatatatttataaaagttgacttataattaaattattttatatatttaccttgGAAATTACactgatttattaaatcttttcttatattttcaaaaatatgtgaaaatatacCCTAAATTAGCAGAATAGCAATAAAACCagtaaatatgcaaaaaaatatcaaaattaaataagtatcgACGTATCTTGTATAACATCGGAGAAGTgtgaaacatatttatatctcACTTTGATTGATCTAtactttattagtttattatgtactatgcgttttagaaaataaatttacttgtaAGCCAGTAGTTctcatcttaaaaattatacaagggaaattttaaattacctactcCATTACTCCACTACAAATTCACTCAGGGGCGCATTAAAGGTTAATACATGGGGGCGCCCctggtatattttatgaatccTGAAGTATCTATgaacaacttaaaaaaaatgtcatcgcTACGCTTGCAGGCTTgctattaaagttaattatttttatttcatacaaatattatagcaaCTTAAAAATCttcttattttactaattattaattatctatttggatcaatgattttttttttttttaatagtactggaagatagaatatttatatcgtAAGATCTTTCTATTTAATTGGTACACGTGTCGTATGCTATCTACCGGCatctacaaaaaattaacacttGTGTCGTATGCTATCTACAAAAGAATAATACTAGTGtcgtatagtatattactatctacgtgaaaaaatgtattctcaCCTTCCTTGTATAGTTTTACAGTTGTCAATGcaattataataggtttataaaaatgtattttgtatgtcTCTCAAAAAACTTTCGAAAGTATTGGTTGGATTGACTGAACGCCACCATTCTTCTTGTAATTGCCTGTCGAGTAGTTTTGTTGCACCACGTGATCTTATATTGTAGTTGACCTTTAGGTGTCTCCATAAACACTCAATTGTTTGAGTTTGAGCACCTGTATGCGGATCTATAAAGTTCTTACTATGATTAACAGTTTGGTGAAgaaaaccataattttttaaagtgcTATAGGCTCTCCACTCATCTGAATGAACTGTTGATCCTGGTTCTATttcttgaattattattggtaataatGTGTCTCGATCCCTCttattgacaataaaaaaCGGCGTTCCAAAATTCCATCTTCACGTAAACAGCACATGCCAAACACCCAAGGTCCTTGAACTCGGCTaccataattttcattttgatcGTTTTGATTTTCTTCGTTAGAATTATCCTCGGAAGAATCAGTAGTTTTACCATCAGTATCTTCATTATCAACAGGTTTACAATCTCCAAGGCGAAGTCTTCCTCTGTTGTACTTACGTTTCCCTTGAAAAATAGATTCATCTATTTGTACTATTAATCCTTTTCCACCCATTTTTCCACGTTTATTAAACTGTTCTGCCACCACGTCTCGACATAAATTGAACCAATCCGAGACTGTATGATGACCTCTGCCAGTTATTTTTTCGGTTTGTGcgactttaaatttatttacccaGCACCAAACAAGTTCAATGATTTCACACAAACTCAAaccacttttattttttccatttttatccATGTAGgtaaaaaatggattttgaGAACGTATAGATTGCCATTTTTGACATCCTCTTGTTTGGCATCGCATGTATTTGGTTTTAACTAATTGGCCGTTTGCATCTCGTTTTcgactattttttaatgtttctttCATGTCACCACCACACACTTCACCCGTAGCATTTAATTTAGTACATACATTTGAATTCGGTAATAACCCacgttcttttaaaaatttgacacAAGATTcgtcgttaaaaataatatttctgtataaATCACCTAAATTACTCATTTTCATAAAactcaaataaatacaaaaatataaatacgaacACGTTTATCGTTTATCAAGCACCAAACACATACTAGAcgacacaatatataaggaaCACAAACGTTTCGTAGTTGGTaacgtattaaaaataggATGGGAAAATGTGtagataactttaataatgtaGATAGCATACGACACCAATAAATCGACCGTAGATAGCATACGACACGTGTACCGTAATTTAATgtgataggtacttattaaacttacataatgaaatttttaagaaatggcTCGTCTTgatgttaatatgtaattgttaCACAAGGAATCAACACGACGtagaatcatattattttaaaacgattacaattaatacatggttaattcaaaataattaattttaaactttaaaaaccgTAATCAACCAACAACGTCAACATACGGaatgtaaacaaaacataaaatatcacagatattgataaagtttattatctatatcagCAGCTGCTGTGTACAATAGTATATGTGATTATATCTAATTCCGTGtactatatacagtatatatcaCGGCTATAGATACTATGGTTGCACAACGATCACGGATATGACGGCTCTGAATGTTCttgtcaaaaatttaaagaaagtcTCGTCATACTAGCGCCCTCTATTgcctcatatattatactacacccgcgatttttaaaatcatataaatataatattgcaataaataatataatatccgtGGTTTTAAAAGGAAGCTGTATTACTCATCAACTAAATTTGAAAGAAGTGTAAACAATTGAGTCCAACCAACATTCCAGAGGAAATCTATTACCaatcattttgtatataaaactaaaaattgtaaatgaaaaatatgtattgtaatttgtatgatatttcatacttgaattttatttaaataaggttACAACATCaatcatttaagttttaaacctaaaagataaatatgaaatattatggcTTGCTGGTGCATTGattagtaaaaatagaaatttaggtattgttaaataatttaagttaatattctagtataaatcaaataaataattaaaaaaaaatctttgggTATCTTAATATCTAtgattaattactatatttaaattgctactaagtatttatttttatgatgtatgattaataaataatataaaagagtaaaagaacatattgtattttaatttaaaattatattgttttacatagCAAGATGCCAAATACTGATATTAGAAATTTTGTAAAGGCAGATACAGATTAGAGAAACGGGAGAGGCAAtggtatttattaagtaaaaaaaaaaaaagattgtcTATCAGCAACTGTTGCATTGCCTCCTTTGCTCTCGGCTTGTACCTGCCTTTTGGTGAATGGTGGTGTTGTAgcctatttattgttaaatattagaaatagtttctattaaagtaataaattcaagtaataacattttttataaaatacctgatacactttttagttaaataatatacttgcataatataatacatttttgatacaCAAATAAGTTCATATTCTACAATAATGTTTTCCTAAAAACTGGGAACTTCatgaatttctaatttatattaatattatttgggcaacttttaaattttactattgttttaGATCTGGGGTTATTGGagaataatttctaatttcttgaatacataaatcattacTCATATTTTGCATAACTGCATAACGAAAATTTTGGTTTAACTGTATTATCaagttagaaataaattttccATAGTCCTGGACTTAAAATTAtggtacaattttattgtagctcataataatattaatagaaattataaattcataacggGCAtggtttttatgaaaaatttattgtagaaTATGAACTTATTTgtgcattaaaaatgtattatattatgcaagtatattatttaactaaaaagtgtatcaggtattttataaaggaaattataaatatatgattgaaaatctgatcaaaatttaaattattctgcttCT containing:
- the LOC126554818 gene encoding uncharacterized protein LOC126554818; the encoded protein is MKMSNLGDLYRNIIFNDESCVKFLKERGLLPNSNVCTKLNATGEVCGGDMKETLKNSRKRDANGQLVKTKYMRCQTRGCQKWQSIRSQNPFFTYMDKNGKNKSGLSLCEIIELVWCWVNKFKVAQTEKITGRGHHTVSDWFNLCRDVVAEQFNKRGKMGGKGLIVQIDESIFQGKRKYNRGRLRLGDCKPVDNEDTDGKTTDSSEDNSNEENQNDQNENYGSRVQGPWVFGMCCLREDGILERRFLLSIRGIETHYYQ